The following are from one region of the Chitinophagales bacterium genome:
- a CDS encoding acetylornithine deacetylase, with protein sequence MPEPGLLYKKEAITELYQAAVSLLKELIALPSFSREEEKTADAIESFLHKRGVLTFRRKNNVWARNKHFHPGRPTLLLNSHHDTVQPNAGYTLDPFQPIERDGKLFGLGSNDAGGALVALMAAFLYFHEKENLRYNLVFAATAEEEISGSNGVELILPELGKIDFAIVGEPTQMQMAIAEKGLMVLDCVVHGKAGHAAREEGVNAIYLAMRDIEWFRSFRFPKVSPLLGEVKMSVTIIRAGTQHNVVPDTCTFTVDVRTNELYSNEEALQIIREQVSCEVKPRSLRLKSSSIPKDHPIVKAGLKWGRSAYGSPTTSDQALMPFPSLKIGPGDSARSHSADEFIFLQEIEEGIELYVKMLNEILLP encoded by the coding sequence ATGCCGGAACCAGGCTTGTTATATAAAAAGGAAGCCATCACTGAGCTGTATCAGGCAGCCGTCTCGTTGCTGAAAGAGCTGATCGCCCTTCCTTCATTCAGCCGGGAGGAAGAAAAGACAGCCGATGCGATAGAGTCTTTTTTGCACAAACGCGGTGTACTTACATTTCGCAGGAAAAACAATGTATGGGCACGGAACAAACACTTTCATCCCGGCCGTCCCACGCTGCTGCTCAACTCGCATCATGATACGGTGCAGCCCAATGCGGGATATACCCTTGATCCGTTTCAGCCCATTGAAAGGGATGGTAAACTCTTCGGATTGGGAAGTAATGACGCGGGAGGAGCGCTGGTAGCGCTGATGGCTGCGTTTCTGTATTTCCATGAAAAAGAAAATCTGCGCTACAACCTGGTTTTTGCCGCTACTGCTGAAGAAGAGATATCCGGCAGCAATGGCGTTGAGCTGATTCTTCCTGAGCTGGGAAAGATAGATTTTGCTATAGTGGGTGAGCCGACACAGATGCAGATGGCCATAGCGGAAAAGGGATTGATGGTGCTGGATTGTGTGGTGCACGGAAAGGCCGGTCATGCTGCGCGGGAGGAGGGAGTGAATGCCATTTACCTGGCCATGCGGGATATAGAATGGTTCCGCTCTTTTCGTTTCCCGAAGGTATCACCACTGCTCGGTGAAGTAAAAATGTCGGTGACGATTATCCGTGCGGGTACGCAGCACAACGTGGTGCCTGACACCTGTACTTTTACGGTGGACGTGCGCACGAATGAGTTGTATTCAAATGAAGAAGCGCTGCAGATTATCCGTGAGCAGGTAAGCTGCGAAGTGAAGCCGCGTTCGCTCCGGCTGAAATCGTCATCCATACCAAAAGACCACCCGATAGTGAAAGCAGGGCTGAAATGGGGAAGAAGTGCTTATGGATCACCGACTACCTCCGACCAGGCGTTGATGCCATTCCCCTCGCTCAAAATAGGCCCCGGTGACTCTGCCCGCTCGCACAGCGCAGATGAATTTATCTTTCTGCAGGAAATAGAAGAAGGTATAGAACTGTACGTGAAGATGCTCAATGAAATTCTTTTGCCATGA
- a CDS encoding hypothetical protein (possible pseudo, frameshifted): protein MKLFDVYPLFDIEPVKASGSYLWDRQDVRYLDLYGGHAVISIGHSHPHYLQRIGEQLNKIGFYSNSVKIPLQQQLADKLGQLSGYTDYSLFLSNSGSRSKRKCAQAGFISYRKKENHRI, encoded by the coding sequence ATGAAACTGTTTGACGTATATCCCTTATTTGACATTGAGCCGGTAAAGGCAAGTGGCTCTTACCTGTGGGACAGGCAGGATGTTCGCTATCTTGATTTGTATGGCGGCCATGCCGTGATTTCTATCGGTCACAGTCATCCGCACTACCTGCAGCGCATTGGAGAGCAGCTTAACAAAATCGGGTTTTATTCCAATTCCGTAAAGATTCCCCTGCAACAACAGCTGGCCGATAAACTGGGCCAACTCAGCGGATATACCGATTACAGCTTGTTCCTTTCCAATTCAGGGAGCCGAAGCAAACGAAAATGCGCTCAAGCTGGCTTCATTTCATACCGGAAGAAGGAAAATCATCGCATTTGA
- a CDS encoding argininosuccinate synthase, which translates to MGKQKVVLAFSGGLDTSYCAIYLAKVKGLEVHAVLVNTGGFTAEETRKIENHALSLGVKTFRVIDETENFYRKVIRFLIFGNVLKNNTYPLSVSAERIAQAVAVADYARLMQADYVAHGSTGAGNDQVRFDMVFNTLIPDIKIITPIRDMQLSREEEIAFLKEQGVDMNFEKAKYSINKGIWGTSVGGKETLTSHLPLPEEAFPTPVTKKGTEELTLTFHKGELTGVNDSHFQNPVEAIRLLHAIAAPYGIGRDIHVGDTIIGIKGRVGFEAPAPVLIIKAHHLLEKHVLTKWQLYWKDQLAAWYGNWLHEGHYLDPVMRNIEAFLESTQEHVSGKVFVTLMHYRFTLNGIDSPHDLMSARFGSYGEMNQAWTGDDVRGFAKIFGNQTAIYHSVNKSEVEYSR; encoded by the coding sequence ATGGGTAAACAGAAAGTTGTGCTTGCTTTCAGCGGGGGGCTTGACACCTCCTATTGCGCCATTTATCTGGCCAAAGTCAAAGGGCTGGAAGTGCATGCCGTTTTGGTCAATACAGGGGGCTTCACCGCAGAGGAAACCCGCAAGATTGAAAACCATGCCCTGTCGCTAGGCGTGAAAACCTTCAGGGTTATTGACGAGACAGAAAATTTCTACCGCAAAGTCATCCGTTTTCTCATTTTCGGAAATGTGCTGAAAAACAATACCTATCCGCTTTCGGTCAGTGCCGAACGCATTGCACAGGCTGTCGCAGTGGCTGATTATGCCCGCCTCATGCAGGCTGATTATGTCGCCCATGGCAGCACCGGTGCCGGCAACGACCAGGTGCGCTTTGACATGGTGTTCAACACGCTGATTCCGGATATTAAAATCATCACGCCCATCCGCGACATGCAACTCAGCCGCGAAGAGGAGATTGCCTTTCTCAAAGAGCAGGGCGTGGACATGAATTTTGAAAAAGCAAAATACAGCATCAACAAAGGCATCTGGGGTACTTCGGTCGGAGGAAAGGAAACTTTAACCTCTCACCTGCCGCTGCCGGAAGAAGCCTTCCCCACGCCTGTTACCAAAAAAGGTACAGAAGAGTTAACCCTCACCTTTCACAAGGGCGAGCTGACCGGAGTCAATGACAGCCATTTTCAGAATCCGGTGGAAGCTATTCGCCTCCTGCACGCCATAGCCGCCCCTTACGGCATTGGCCGGGATATCCATGTAGGCGACACCATCATCGGCATCAAAGGCCGGGTAGGGTTTGAGGCTCCCGCACCTGTTTTGATCATCAAGGCACATCATCTGCTGGAAAAACATGTCCTCACCAAGTGGCAGCTTTACTGGAAAGACCAGCTGGCTGCCTGGTATGGAAACTGGCTGCATGAAGGGCACTATCTGGACCCGGTGATGCGCAACATAGAGGCCTTCCTGGAATCCACACAGGAGCATGTGAGCGGAAAGGTGTTTGTCACTTTGATGCACTATCGCTTTACGCTCAACGGTATTGACTCCCCGCACGACCTGATGTCCGCCAGATTTGGCAGCTATGGAGAAATGAATCAGGCATGGACCGGAGACGATGTCAGGGGCTTTGCCAAAATTTTCGGAAACCAAACAGCCATTTACCATTCAGTGAATAAATCAGAAGTTGAATACAGCAGGTAA
- the phoD gene encoding alkaline phosphatase D: MSRLPQFLLLLFFCNTLFGQVPPHSLQRLSLDPQLAPFYHGVASGDPLPDAVIIWTRVTVEDVSATVSWKVSQDTLFTTLVANGTATTDASRDYTVKVDVTGLQPATYYYYQFEHNGRKSLIGRTKTAPAGNNTHIRFAVVSCSDYESGYFNAYEHIMYRNDIDAVLHLGDYIYEYATDGLTGNIPGRVTDPPHEIITLDDYRARYSHYRLDPQLRGLHQQYPFITTWDDHETANNSWVGGAENHDPNTEGDWFVRKANGKQAYFEWLPVRESTVDPLRIYRKLNYGKLADLLVLDTRLEGRDQQSTTTNQDPNRTILGQDQYNWLTANLSDTTTVWKIVAQQVMMAPLTLGTVVLNQDQWDGYPQERLKLFNYILNNNIQNFVVLTGDIHTSWANELKISGLNSVGAEFVTTSVTTSNAGIIGIPFNPASIFPHVKWADLNNHGYIIVDITPGRTQSDWYFMQTIAQRDTSATLAASWFIPSGSRTLNEASAPAPGLTGQAPLAPFTVDNSTVGLADLNPEMILLGTYPNPFTDKLLVQFYLRETGSLHLKLLDISGRLVYEQTTALKQPGVNYAQIPASFLAPGYYVLETTAGSTTLTRTVFRAKSH; encoded by the coding sequence ATGAGCCGGTTACCCCAATTTCTTCTGCTACTGTTTTTCTGCAACACGCTTTTTGGTCAGGTTCCTCCCCATTCCCTGCAACGGCTTAGCCTGGATCCTCAGCTCGCCCCCTTCTATCACGGTGTGGCTTCCGGTGACCCGCTACCGGATGCCGTCATCATCTGGACCCGCGTTACGGTGGAAGATGTATCGGCTACCGTATCATGGAAAGTATCACAGGACACTCTTTTCACTACCCTGGTAGCCAACGGCACTGCTACCACAGATGCCAGCCGCGACTACACCGTAAAAGTGGATGTAACAGGGCTTCAGCCTGCCACCTATTACTATTACCAGTTTGAACATAATGGCCGCAAATCACTCATTGGCCGAACGAAAACAGCCCCCGCGGGCAACAACACACACATCCGGTTTGCAGTAGTCTCCTGCTCCGACTACGAAAGCGGCTATTTCAATGCTTATGAGCATATTATGTACCGCAATGATATAGATGCTGTGTTACACCTGGGCGATTATATCTATGAATATGCAACAGATGGATTGACAGGCAACATTCCCGGACGGGTAACCGACCCCCCCCATGAAATCATTACACTGGATGACTATCGGGCCCGATATTCTCATTATCGGCTGGATCCGCAATTGCGTGGCCTCCATCAGCAATATCCCTTCATCACTACCTGGGATGATCATGAAACGGCTAACAACTCCTGGGTGGGCGGAGCCGAAAATCATGATCCCAATACCGAAGGCGACTGGTTTGTAAGAAAAGCCAACGGGAAACAGGCGTATTTTGAATGGCTGCCGGTCAGAGAATCTACCGTTGACCCTTTAAGAATCTATCGCAAACTAAATTATGGTAAGCTGGCCGACCTCCTGGTGCTGGATACCCGCCTGGAAGGCCGTGACCAGCAGAGTACCACCACCAATCAAGACCCGAACCGAACTATCCTGGGACAAGATCAGTACAACTGGTTGACAGCAAATCTCAGTGACACAACCACAGTCTGGAAAATTGTTGCCCAGCAGGTGATGATGGCTCCGCTGACATTAGGGACTGTAGTGCTGAACCAAGACCAATGGGATGGCTATCCGCAGGAGCGTCTGAAACTGTTTAACTATATTCTCAATAACAACATCCAAAACTTCGTAGTCCTCACCGGTGATATACATACCTCCTGGGCTAACGAACTAAAAATTTCCGGATTAAACTCTGTAGGGGCAGAGTTTGTAACTACAAGTGTTACGACAAGTAATGCGGGCATCATTGGTATTCCCTTTAATCCGGCCAGTATCTTTCCGCATGTGAAATGGGCTGACCTGAATAACCACGGCTATATCATCGTAGATATCACTCCGGGCAGAACCCAATCTGACTGGTATTTCATGCAAACCATCGCACAGCGGGATACTTCCGCTACCCTTGCGGCTTCCTGGTTTATCCCTTCCGGCAGCAGAACATTGAATGAAGCATCTGCTCCCGCTCCCGGATTGACAGGTCAGGCACCGCTGGCGCCATTTACTGTGGATAACTCTACAGTAGGGTTGGCAGATTTAAATCCGGAAATGATACTTCTTGGCACGTATCCCAACCCCTTCACCGATAAGCTACTGGTGCAGTTTTACCTGCGGGAAACCGGCAGCCTGCATCTGAAACTGCTTGACATCAGCGGAAGGCTTGTGTATGAGCAAACCACAGCTCTTAAACAGCCAGGAGTGAATTACGCGCAGATTCCCGCTTCGTTTTTGGCTCCGGGGTATTATGTGCTGGAAACAACAGCCGGCTCAACCACCCTAACAAGAACTGTTTTTCGGGCTAAAAGCCACTAA
- the pdhC gene encoding dihydrolipoamide acetyltransferase component of pyruvate dehydrogenase complex, with the protein MPRMSDTMEEGTIVSWHKKVGDKVNIGDLLAEIETDKATMDFESPAAGTLLYIGAKEGQAVPIDAILAIIGEKGENIDHLLKEAAAPPQPQKETPSSSKESAPVAVAPAPKASAAQSSSTERPDNGRIKASPLARRMARERGLSLEQIKGTGDQGRIIKRDVEAATTSRSKVVPASAGVQQEAYEDIPLTQMRKTIAKRLAASKFSAPHFYLTVELNMDRAIAIRKDLNAVLPVKISFNDLIIKAAALALRQHPEVNASWMDDRIRRYRHVHIGMAVAVDEGLLVPVIRFADSKGIAAIAEETGHLAEKAKAGTLKLDEMQGNTFTVSNLGMFDIDQFTAIINSPESCILAVGRIRQAPVVQDGNITVAHVMKVTLSCDHRVVDGATGARFLQTFRRYLENPAGMLVL; encoded by the coding sequence ATGCCCCGCATGAGCGATACCATGGAAGAAGGCACCATAGTATCCTGGCATAAAAAAGTAGGTGACAAGGTAAACATCGGAGACCTCCTTGCGGAAATTGAAACAGATAAGGCAACTATGGATTTTGAAAGTCCTGCTGCCGGCACCTTGCTCTACATAGGGGCAAAAGAAGGACAGGCGGTGCCTATTGACGCCATTCTGGCTATCATAGGAGAAAAAGGAGAAAATATTGACCATCTGCTGAAAGAAGCCGCGGCACCACCGCAGCCGCAAAAGGAAACACCTTCTTCATCAAAAGAATCAGCCCCTGTCGCTGTTGCGCCCGCTCCGAAGGCAAGTGCCGCTCAATCCTCATCAACCGAAAGACCGGATAACGGAAGAATAAAGGCCTCACCCCTTGCCAGACGCATGGCCAGGGAGCGCGGGCTCAGTCTGGAGCAAATCAAAGGTACCGGTGATCAGGGCCGCATCATCAAACGGGATGTGGAAGCTGCCACCACCAGCAGGAGCAAGGTTGTGCCCGCTTCCGCCGGTGTGCAGCAGGAAGCCTACGAGGATATTCCCCTCACACAGATGCGGAAAACAATTGCCAAAAGATTGGCGGCAAGCAAATTCTCCGCCCCCCACTTCTACCTCACAGTGGAGCTGAATATGGACCGGGCCATTGCCATCCGTAAAGACCTGAATGCGGTTTTACCTGTAAAAATTTCTTTTAACGATCTGATCATTAAAGCGGCTGCACTTGCGCTGCGCCAGCATCCTGAAGTGAACGCCTCCTGGATGGATGACCGCATCCGCAGATACCGCCATGTACATATAGGAATGGCTGTGGCAGTGGATGAAGGATTGCTGGTGCCGGTGATTCGTTTTGCCGACAGCAAGGGCATAGCCGCCATAGCAGAAGAAACCGGGCATCTGGCTGAAAAAGCAAAAGCCGGTACACTCAAACTGGATGAAATGCAGGGCAATACCTTTACGGTATCCAATCTGGGTATGTTTGACATTGATCAGTTCACCGCCATTATCAATAGCCCGGAGTCCTGTATTCTGGCAGTAGGTCGTATCAGGCAGGCTCCTGTTGTGCAAGACGGAAACATCACCGTTGCCCACGTGATGAAGGTTACGCTCTCCTGTGATCACCGCGTAGTGGATGGTGCAACCGGAGCCCGGTTTTTACAGACTTTCAGACGGTATCTGGAAAATCCTGCGGGGATGCTGGTGTTATAG
- the argC gene encoding N-acetyl-gamma-glutamyl-phosphate reductase → MNTAGKIRVGIAGSAGYTGGELIRLLLLHPHAEIVFAHSKSNAGKFLYEVHADLRGETNLQFSGTMREDVDVLFLCLGHGESKQFLDENKISPHTRLIDLSQDFRLPSSTAQSHGFVYGLPELNKDKIKSAVKVANPGCFATCIQLALLPLAAQRLLKTDVHVSATTGSTGAGQALSPTIHFSWRHSNLSAYKTFTHQHLPEIIHSLRQLQPDYSAELNFIPHRGSFTRGIFATAYTEVDRPFTEIRKMYADFYAGSPFVFLSDTPVDLKQVINTNKCFLYLEQHGSRLLIISIIDNLLKGASGQAVQNMNLMCGLEETCGLKLKAVAF, encoded by the coding sequence TTGAATACAGCAGGTAAAATACGGGTCGGCATTGCCGGCAGTGCCGGCTATACGGGAGGGGAGCTCATCCGTCTGCTGCTGTTGCATCCCCATGCCGAAATAGTTTTTGCGCATAGTAAAAGCAATGCCGGAAAATTTCTATATGAAGTGCATGCGGATCTGAGGGGAGAAACAAATCTGCAATTTTCCGGAACAATGCGGGAGGATGTGGATGTGCTTTTTCTGTGCCTTGGGCATGGAGAGTCAAAGCAGTTTCTGGATGAAAACAAAATCAGTCCCCACACACGCCTTATTGACCTGAGTCAGGATTTCCGGTTGCCCTCCTCCACTGCGCAGTCGCATGGATTTGTGTACGGCCTTCCGGAGTTGAACAAAGACAAAATAAAAAGTGCTGTGAAGGTGGCTAACCCCGGCTGTTTCGCCACCTGCATTCAGCTTGCGTTATTGCCGCTTGCGGCACAACGGCTGTTAAAAACAGACGTGCATGTTTCTGCCACCACCGGCTCTACCGGTGCCGGGCAGGCCCTGTCACCCACTATCCATTTCAGCTGGCGCCACAGCAACCTGTCCGCATATAAAACATTTACCCATCAACATCTCCCCGAAATCATTCACAGCCTGCGCCAGTTGCAACCTGACTATTCTGCAGAACTAAACTTCATTCCTCATCGTGGCAGCTTCACCCGCGGCATATTCGCCACGGCTTATACCGAAGTAGACAGGCCTTTCACAGAAATCAGAAAGATGTATGCAGATTTTTATGCCGGCAGTCCCTTCGTGTTTCTCAGCGATACGCCTGTTGATCTCAAGCAGGTGATTAACACGAATAAATGCTTTTTGTATCTGGAGCAGCACGGCAGCAGGCTGCTCATCATCAGTATCATAGACAACCTGCTTAAAGGCGCCTCCGGGCAGGCGGTGCAAAACATGAATCTGATGTGCGGGCTGGAGGAAACCTGCGGACTCAAATTAAAGGCGGTAGCCTTCTGA
- the argH gene encoding argininosuccinate lyase: MKLWDKGNHKAARLSKAVEAFTVGKDREFDLLLAEYDVQGSLAHAQMLESVGLLSKKEFKSVQKALQAILKSIRAGKFTIEEGVEDVHSQIELLLTRMTGEAGKKIHSGRSRNDQVLTDIKLFIREEIRNTVKEVQLLFEVLMRLSEQHRQVLMPGYTHFQAAMPSSFGLWFGAYAESLADDLEMMLAAYRVVNKNPLGSGAGYGSSFPLNRSLTTRLLRFDDMHYNVVYAQMTRGKTEKVTAMAMACIAATLSKLAYDVCLYMSQNFGFITFPDELTTGSSIMPHKKNPDVFELIRARCNRIQALPNEITLLINNLPSGYHRDMQLLKEMLFPAFTELQKCLQMTAFMLQHIRVNGEVIKEEKYKYIFSVEAVNAEVKKGMPFRDAYKKVAADIEAGRFNPPKKIIHTHAGSIGNLCHRQIAARMKNVCKKFF, from the coding sequence ATGAAGCTCTGGGATAAAGGCAATCATAAAGCTGCAAGGCTTTCCAAAGCAGTTGAAGCATTCACAGTAGGCAAAGATCGCGAGTTTGATCTCCTGCTTGCAGAGTATGACGTACAGGGCTCCCTTGCCCATGCGCAGATGCTGGAGTCGGTGGGGCTGCTCAGTAAGAAAGAATTCAAATCCGTACAGAAAGCTCTGCAGGCTATTCTCAAAAGCATACGGGCAGGGAAGTTCACTATTGAAGAGGGAGTGGAAGATGTGCATTCACAGATTGAACTGCTGCTCACCAGAATGACCGGTGAGGCGGGAAAGAAAATCCATAGCGGGCGTTCCAGAAACGATCAGGTGCTGACCGATATCAAATTGTTTATCCGGGAAGAGATACGGAATACGGTGAAAGAGGTGCAGTTACTCTTCGAGGTGTTGATGCGGTTGAGTGAGCAACACCGGCAGGTGCTGATGCCCGGCTACACCCACTTTCAGGCGGCCATGCCGTCATCTTTCGGACTGTGGTTTGGGGCTTATGCCGAAAGCCTGGCGGATGATCTGGAAATGATGCTGGCCGCGTATCGCGTGGTCAATAAAAATCCCCTGGGCTCGGGTGCCGGCTACGGGTCGTCCTTTCCGCTGAACCGTAGCCTCACCACGCGGCTGCTGCGGTTTGACGATATGCATTATAATGTGGTGTATGCGCAGATGACCCGCGGCAAAACCGAAAAAGTTACCGCCATGGCGATGGCTTGCATTGCCGCCACGCTCTCAAAACTGGCGTATGACGTGTGTCTTTATATGAGCCAGAACTTCGGGTTCATTACCTTTCCCGATGAGTTGACCACCGGCAGCAGTATTATGCCGCACAAGAAAAATCCCGATGTGTTTGAACTCATCCGGGCCAGATGCAACCGTATTCAGGCGCTGCCTAATGAAATCACCCTGCTGATAAACAACCTCCCTTCAGGCTATCACCGCGACATGCAACTGCTCAAGGAAATGCTCTTTCCGGCATTTACAGAGTTGCAAAAGTGCCTGCAGATGACGGCTTTCATGCTGCAGCATATCCGCGTAAACGGAGAGGTGATTAAAGAAGAGAAATACAAATATATCTTCAGCGTGGAGGCCGTGAATGCAGAGGTAAAAAAGGGAATGCCGTTTCGCGATGCCTATAAAAAAGTTGCCGCAGATATTGAAGCCGGCCGTTTCAATCCGCCTAAGAAAATCATCCACACCCATGCAGGCAGCATCGGTAATCTCTGCCACCGGCAGATTGCTGCCCGGATGAAGAATGTATGCAAAAAATTTTTCTGA
- a CDS encoding ornithine carbamoyltransferase, with protein MKHFTSVNDVQDAEALAQAALEIKRQPSAYSEAGKNKTLALVFLNPSLRTRMSMQKAAMNLGMQVIVINADKDGWALEFEDGAVMNGASVEHVKEAAGVMGKYCDILGIRSFPGLRDREEDYSEKILKKFIEHSGVPVVSLESATRHPLQSLADLMTIRETWKKKTKPKVVLTWAPHVKPLPQAVANSFAEWMCRAEVELVITHPEGYELHEAYTRGAEILYNQQEALRGADYVYVKNWSSYKEYGKILCSDDAWMLTQEKLKITNRAKVMHCLPVRRNVELSDEVLDGHHALHLLQAENRIYAAKAVLKMLLDHDQPDRQVDKANTLTTIS; from the coding sequence ATGAAGCATTTTACTTCTGTCAATGATGTACAGGATGCGGAGGCGCTTGCGCAGGCCGCCCTGGAGATAAAAAGGCAGCCTTCCGCATATTCGGAAGCCGGCAAAAACAAAACGCTGGCGCTGGTGTTTCTAAACCCCAGCCTGCGCACCCGCATGAGTATGCAAAAGGCTGCCATGAACCTCGGCATGCAGGTCATCGTCATCAATGCCGACAAAGATGGCTGGGCGCTGGAATTTGAAGACGGTGCCGTGATGAATGGCGCTTCCGTTGAGCATGTTAAAGAGGCAGCCGGGGTAATGGGTAAATACTGCGACATACTCGGCATTCGCTCTTTCCCCGGATTGCGTGACCGGGAGGAAGATTACAGCGAGAAAATCTTAAAAAAATTTATAGAGCACAGTGGCGTGCCGGTGGTAAGTCTGGAAAGCGCTACCCGCCATCCGCTGCAAAGTCTTGCCGACCTGATGACCATCCGGGAAACGTGGAAGAAGAAAACGAAACCCAAAGTAGTGCTTACCTGGGCGCCTCACGTCAAACCCTTGCCGCAGGCGGTTGCCAATTCCTTTGCCGAATGGATGTGCCGCGCGGAGGTGGAGCTGGTCATCACGCATCCCGAAGGGTATGAATTACACGAAGCATACACACGTGGAGCGGAAATACTGTACAACCAGCAGGAGGCGCTCCGGGGTGCTGACTATGTATATGTCAAAAACTGGTCGTCTTATAAAGAGTATGGTAAAATACTTTGCTCTGATGACGCATGGATGCTTACACAGGAAAAGCTGAAAATCACAAACAGAGCGAAAGTGATGCACTGCCTTCCCGTACGCAGAAATGTGGAATTAAGCGATGAGGTGCTTGACGGGCACCATGCGCTGCATCTGCTGCAGGCCGAAAACAGAATCTATGCCGCAAAGGCGGTGCTGAAAATGCTGCTGGACCATGACCAGCCTGACAGACAAGTGGATAAGGCAAACACGCTAACAACAATTAGCTGA
- a CDS encoding hypothetical protein (possible pseudo, frameshifted): protein MTDDPSIAAPVNENALVTFVPLQDEKALENAMNHEVCAVIIEGIQGVGGVRMPSAAFLKKVRALCNQYGALLILDEVQSGYGRSGKFFAHQYADILPDIITVAKGMGNGFPVAGTLIHPDIMPRQGMLGTTFGGNHLACAAALAVLEVIENENLIAHAAAMGEYLMQALQSFRQVKDVRGRGLMIGIELQQPCAQVRKELLFTHKIFTGGSSDKHTIRILPALNISRSELDIFLSALDKVLKSQTAAVS from the coding sequence GTGACGGACGATCCATCCATTGCTGCGCCAGTGAATGAAAACGCCCTGGTTACATTTGTTCCCCTGCAGGATGAAAAAGCATTGGAAAATGCCATGAACCACGAAGTGTGCGCAGTGATTATAGAGGGCATTCAGGGTGTGGGAGGCGTCAGGATGCCTTCCGCGGCATTTTTGAAAAAGGTGCGGGCACTCTGTAATCAGTATGGCGCCCTGCTGATACTGGATGAGGTGCAATCGGGTTATGGCAGAAGCGGAAAATTTTTCGCGCATCAATATGCGGACATACTTCCCGACATCATTACCGTGGCAAAAGGGATGGGCAATGGTTTCCCCGTGGCAGGAACGTTGATTCATCCTGACATCATGCCCAGACAGGGTATGCTTGGAACGACTTTCGGAGGCAATCATCTGGCCTGCGCGGCAGCGCTGGCGGTGCTGGAAGTAATAGAAAATGAAAATCTCATCGCCCATGCCGCTGCGATGGGTGAGTATCTGATGCAGGCGCTGCAATCATTCCGGCAAGTGAAGGACGTGCGCGGCAGGGGGCTGATGATCGGCATTGAGCTGCAACAGCCCTGTGCCCAGGTGAGAAAAGAACTGCTGTTTACACACAAAATATTTACAGGAGGTTCTTCCGATAAGCATACAATCAGGATATTGCCGGCACTGAATATCTCCCGCAGCGAACTGGATATTTTCCTCTCGGCACTGGATAAGGTTTTGAAAAGTCAAACTGCTGCTGTGTCATGA
- the argB gene encoding acetylglutamate kinase produces MEKLHIVKIGGKVIDQPAVLEQFLSDFAGISDKKILVHGGGKVATDIANKLGIPQKMLNGRRITDAETLKVVTMVYAGLVNKQIVALLQKQGCNAVGLSGADCNSIRAVKRTHPEIDYGFAGDILAGGINASLIARLVDEDIVPVFCPLTHDGKGQLLNTNADTIASSIAVALSEKFETILHFCFEKKGVLRDAENEETLIGELSEAAYHTLKASGIISDGMIPKLDNAFQAMKQGVHRITIGRADNLAAIIEEKENAGTRLVI; encoded by the coding sequence ATGGAGAAACTGCACATTGTTAAAATAGGCGGCAAGGTCATTGATCAACCTGCTGTGCTGGAACAATTTCTTTCTGATTTTGCAGGCATCAGCGATAAAAAAATTCTTGTGCATGGTGGCGGCAAAGTTGCCACTGACATAGCAAATAAGCTGGGCATTCCGCAGAAGATGCTCAACGGCAGGCGTATTACCGATGCGGAAACCCTGAAAGTGGTCACCATGGTTTATGCCGGTTTGGTGAACAAGCAGATTGTAGCCTTACTCCAAAAGCAGGGTTGCAACGCAGTGGGCCTTTCAGGCGCTGACTGCAACAGCATACGCGCAGTGAAACGCACGCATCCTGAAATAGATTATGGCTTTGCGGGCGATATCCTGGCCGGGGGCATTAACGCCTCTCTGATCGCCCGCCTGGTGGATGAAGATATAGTGCCGGTGTTTTGTCCGCTTACGCATGACGGAAAGGGACAACTGCTCAATACCAATGCCGATACCATTGCTTCCTCAATCGCAGTGGCGCTGTCGGAAAAGTTTGAAACCATCCTGCATTTTTGCTTTGAGAAAAAAGGGGTATTGCGTGATGCGGAAAATGAAGAAACCTTAATCGGGGAGCTTTCGGAGGCGGCATATCATACTCTTAAAGCCAGCGGTATTATCTCCGATGGCATGATACCCAAGCTGGATAATGCCTTTCAGGCAATGAAGCAGGGCGTACACAGAATCACCATAGGCAGGGCCGACAACCTTGCTGCAATCATAGAGGAAAAAGAAAATGCCGGAACCAGGCTTGTTATATAA